In Salmo salar chromosome ssa15, Ssal_v3.1, whole genome shotgun sequence, one genomic interval encodes:
- the perm1a gene encoding uncharacterized protein perm1a: protein MDDYEHSVHVSECDWDSFFQECEECDLHPPALAGLDSSISDYSLSDVDDAGGSTFLDKGLRADLKSDAWSAVCPMDGPRDSEGSPVEHYLHKYGIGSLENVLSCSEDEDVHLESINRFFERLKSLPEAEQFIEHSQATVEKSSKVGQGEVCGDGPRANDDALPINNPEFNSLSVNSEAATGMETTEPDNANTTDRPDSKMAPELTVNDASEGKTDKSTNPNVELAIREEGWLFVPANEAGRQKREGQSCDLLKEILEMTAESLKTTASGKVLNSELAVCKSVGDESNGDIMLDKPLLKKTSNSCLNPDRDSSTNLEVMPHNKSTEGKYLAVTSPKKDPEQQSVRSPDQSPSFTIKKKRRRKKTVSIVDAGQGYKRQFFANHSDSEEERGARGIEMDAHVRLTRDYTAVYMNEAGCEHIKSSAHQTQSSQCPPTHSEILQERTINNVTPGPTAVEHDEVSLNLPTPLLRDRQSQTLTEKNELRPVKAEPLGMEANCKQAKSSLPVNSECTDRSRSPPGRAVDSGLSTPNYDGNVAANLQPSSALQLQPSTEFKECPGLPVSMSTCASSESSPVTEEAKFGPDNIAKYQSESGPLQLHESEILNTPQSTEHNTALRKNTLLVSKGSSSVIISNTLQLPAHENIVLKMHQELKNVLIPTLDKSIPSEVVSTNTTGKINSFNEPCCSKSDDVISQTTYGSQRVKSTIILDANTERPVLAIPLLTVSCYSVIPKSAINSNQADEINNTYISYVTEKDTDLCTPENVPLTQSNISLSNSPDLKMEGNQIVGFQSNKTYMIALPDKRNTDIDLPVTLFESSDTPDIQTRFNGQEAKLSVGKATSERERDMSENDSQDTSQDTPELKVDIEVKTEDTVSTAKTAECEGIEKAPDETRPVYAISAFWNEMEKLTINDILRLRMVSNAHQSSVLPQPPEAEAADSSDAADSGYFTHLDDSKPHHSSGDISTIFDFDKEFSQNPSADNPSTDPITRDESSNSIGILWESEPDSVSIGAGIYPENVAMLSSASYIPRPIFSGSAPQYLRKISKNGSVQNLLALEVEPLSQVLKGRPLPAVISEEGEPEMESCSDGHLVRQHSGMNSLPSASFSEDVSTESNQISFSEIIQYVFGGNKSEASPSETDNMAAYYVNSDSVPDYEHFYSEFDAGSFFYPVREASSHNKDELLPIFSRGHSANKNLQFPEAYDHLFSSDSSADSDEEDNQDRSPIRVITRFNHKPNETQGVIVAPDIYEDFFTDEGLSENFFWKNSFSLRKVRLTGSTSRSQRSDSWSLVPVDEIKSSFRRSIRPFHTLGIQDKPFPDQLLYNLEGRIFRQLAEQKRRYPDLQMAVANPRLDASLLPLRQSDMCLVCIAFASWVLKSANPQAGDAWKAVLLANISALSAIRYLRRRGREEASGEKPLRQTPSI, encoded by the exons ATGGATGACTATGAACACAGTGTGCACGTCTCCGAGTGTGACTGGGACTCCTTCTTCCAGGAGTGCGAGGAGTGTGACCTCCACCCCCCCGCGCTGGCTGGATTGGACTCTAGCATTAGTGACTACAGCTTGAGTGATGTTGATGATGCGGGAGGGTCCACTTTCTTAGACAAGGGTCTGCGAGCTGACCTCAAGTCAGATGCTTGGTCGGCTGTCTGCCCCATGGACGGCCCCCGGGATTCCGAGGGTTCTCCCGTGGAGCATTACCTCCACAAGTACGGTATCGGTAGCTTGGAGAATGTCCTGTCATGCAGCGAGGATGAAGATGTGCACCTGGAGTCTATCAATCGGTTCTTTGAGAGGCTTAAAAGTCTCCCGGAGGCTGAACAGTTTATTGAACACAGCCAAGCAACAGTGGAGAAAAGCAGCAAGGTGGGGCagggggaggtgtgtggtgaTGGGCCACGAGCCAATGACGACGCTTTGCCAATAAACAACCCAGAGTTCAACTCCCTGTCTGTCAACAGTGAGGCAGCAACTGGCATGGAAACCACAGAGCCAGATAATGCCAACACAACAGATAGGCCTGACTCCAAGATGGCCCCTGAGCTCACAGTCAATGATGCCTCTGAGGGCAAGACTGACAAATCCACCAATCCCAATGTAGAGTTGGCCATCAGAGAGGAGGGTTGGTTGTTTGTGCCAGCAAATGAAGCAGGGAGGCAGAAAAGGGAGGGTCAATCCTGTGACTTACTCAAAGAAATTTTGGAAATGACAGCCGAGTCATTAAAGACAACTGCCTCTGGGAAAGTGCTTAACTCAGAGTTAGCTGTATGCAAAAGTGTGGGTGATGAGAGTAATGGGGATATCATGTTAGATAAACCACTTCTTAAGAAAACCTCTAATTCATGCCTTAACCCTGATAGGGATTCATCTACAAACCTTGAAGTGATGCCACACAATAAATCAACAGAAGGCAAATACCTTGCTGTCACATCACCAAAGAAAGACCCAGAACAACAGAGCGTAAGGAGCCCAGATCAGTCTCCATCATTCACCATTAaaaagaagagaaggagaaaaaaaaCTGTCAGTATTGTGGATGCTGGCCAAGGGTACAAGAGGCAGTTCTTTGCCAATCATAGTGactctgaggaggagagaggtgcacGGGGAATAGAAATGGATGCTCATGTAAGACTAACAAGAGATTACACTGCAGTTTACATGAATGAGGCCGGCTGTGAGCATATCAAATCCTCAGCTCACCAAACTCAGAGTTCTCAGTGTCCACCCACACACTCAGAAATACTCCAAGAGAGAACCATAAACAATGTGACACCTGGGCCAACTGCAGTGGAGCATGACGAAGTGAGCCTCAATTTACCAACTCCCCTTCTAAGAGACCGTCAAAGTCAAACGCTAACTGAGAAGAATGAGTTGAGGCCAGTAAAAGCTGAGCCTCTTGGTATGGAGGCTAACTGCAAACAAGCCAAATCTAGCTTGCCTGTAAACAGTGAATGTACTGATAGATCAAGATCCCCACCAGGTCGAGCTGTTGACAGCGGTTTGTCAACACCTAATTATGATGGTAATGTGGCAGCAAATTTACAGCCAAGCAGCGCATTACAATTACAGCCATCAACAGAATTTAAAGAATGTCCTGGATTGCCAGTCTCGATGTCCACCTGTGCTTCTAGTGAGTCATCTCCAGTCACAGAGGAAGCAAAGTTTGGCCCAGATAACATCGCAAAATATCAAAGCGAGTCTGGGCCTCTGCAACTGCACGAATCTGAGATTCTCAATACACCACAATCAACAGAACATAACACTGCACTCAGAAAGAACACCTTACTCGTCTCTAAAGGCAGCAGTAGTGTTATTATTTCAAACACATTGCAACTGCCTGCTCATGAAAACATAGTCCTCAAGATGCACCAAGAATTAAAAAATGTACTCATCCCAACTCTTGATAAGAGTATACCATCAGAAGTGGTCAGCACTAACACTACTGGCAAAATCAATAGTTTCAATGAGCCCTGCTGTTCAAAATCAGATGATGTAATCAGTCAAACAACATATGGAAGTCAGAGAGTTAAGTCAACTATTATTCTGGATGCAAATACTGAGAGGCCTGTATTAGCAATACCTCTTTTAACTGTCTCTTGTTACTCTGTTATTCCAAAGAGTGCTATAAACTCTAATCAGgcagatgaaataaataatacttATATAAGTTATGTCACTGAAAAAGACACTGATTTGTGTACTCCAGAGAATGTTCCATTAACTCAATCAAATATTTCACTTTCTAATTCCCCTGATTTAAAAATGGAAGGTAACCAAATTGTTGGGTTTCAGTCTAACAAAACATATATGATAGCACTGCCAGATAAACGTAACACTGACATAGACTTGCCAGTAACGTTATTTGAAAGCTCTGATACACCTGATATTCAAACCAGATTCAATGGTCAAGAAGCAAAACTTTCTGTAGGCAAAGCAacaagtgagagggagagggacatgtcTGAAAATGACAGTCAGGATACATCTCAAGATACACCAGAACTCAAAGTTGATATAGAGGTCAAAACAGAAGACACTGTTAGCACAGCCAAAACAGCAGAGTGTGAGGGGATTGAAAAAGCACCTGACGAAACACGTCCTGTGTACGCCATCTCCGCTTTTTGGAATGAGATGGAGAAGCTGACCATTAATGACATTTTGCGACTACGTATGGTCAGCAATGCCCACCAGTCCAGTGTTCTCCCCCAGCCACCAGAGGCTGAGGCAGCCGACAGCTCTGATGCCGCAGACTCAGGCTACTTCACTCACTTGGACGACTCCAAACCTCACCACTCCAGTGGCGACATTTCCACCATTTTTGATTTTGACAAAGAATTCTCACAAAATCCAAGTGCTGATAATCCAAGCACTGATCCAATCACGAGAGATGAATCATCCAACTCTATTGGTATTTTGTGGGAAAGCGAgccagactcagtgagcattggGGCTGGTATATACCCAGAAAATGTTGCAATGCTAAGTTCCGCAAGTTACATCCCCCGACCAATCTTTTCAGGCAGTGCCCCACAGTACTTAAGAAAAATTAGCAAAAACGGCAGCGTGCAGAACCTACTAGCTCTGGAAGTTGAACCACTTTCCCAGGTGTTGAAAGGTCGGCCCTTACCAGCTGTCATATCAGAGGAAGGAGAACCAGAAATGGAGTCCTGCAGTGATGGACATTTAGTGAGGCAACACAGTGGCATGAATTCTTTACCTTCAGCATCTTTTTCGGAGGATGTGTCAACAGAAAGCAATCAGATCTCTTTCTCTGAGATCATCCAGTACGTCTTTGGAGGAAATAAATCGGAGGCCAGTCCATCAGAAACAGACAACATGGCCGCCTACTATGTCAACAGTGATTCAGTCCCTGATTATGAGCATTTCTACTCTGAGTTTGATGCAGGAAGCTTCTTCTACCCTGTCAGGGAGGCATCAAGCCACAACAAGGATGAGCTGTTGCCCATCTTTTCCCGCGGACATTCGGCCAACAAGAATCTTCAGTTCCCGGAGGCCTACGATCATTTATTTTCCAGTGACTCGTCTGCAGACTCGGATGAGGAAGATAACCAAGACAGAAGTCCGATACGGGTGATCACGCGGTTTAACCATAAGCCAAATGAGACCCAAGGTGTAATAGTGGCTCCGGACATATATGAGGACTTTTTCACAGACGAGGGTCTAAGTGAGAACTTCTTCTGGAAAAACTCTTTCTCCCTACGGAAGGTCCGCCTCACTGGCTCCACCAGCCGAAGTCAGAGATCTGACTCCTGGTCTCTGGTTCCTGTGGATGAGATCAAGAGTTCATTCCGCAGAAGCATTAGACCCTTCCACACGCTGGGCATCCAAGACAAGCCTTTTCCTGATCAACTGCTGTACAACCTAGAGGGCAGGATCTTCAGACAGCTGGCCGAACAGAAGAGGAGATATCCGGATCTGCAGATGGCTGTTGCTAATCCCA GATTAGATGCctcccttctacctctcagacagtCAGACATGTGTTTAGTCTGCATCGCATTTGCCTCCTGGGTGTTGAAGTCCGCTAACCCACAAGCTGGAGATGCCTGGAAGGCTG TTCTCCTGGCCAACATAAGTGCGCTGTCTGCCATCCGATACCTGCGGAGAAGAGGCAGGGAAGAGGCATCTGGAGAGAAGCCGTTACGTCAAACACCCTCCATCTGA
- the LOC106572136 gene encoding pleckstrin homology domain-containing family N member 1 isoform X3, producing MGSSMSCVPQHNFRFSSKSFIRRNSSRLFRKKYPQEGQEKSNSIINILCTVTPRKEMTHKDLEKIENTKWELPFPYDPANGWKKSSINVKNYGRMVHSSKVRFRFLHCQDVHDCYLDLFQTHLHFVSNNTTGLTYQGTLPLKELTICNLQQNCNHSQLQEFAFRINGVSLNPIIVYCSNQEEMDMWFGLLKEHIEINGGTPIAPIETYTRVKNVKENTEGREELRNSINKDPIYEWEGSQRESLGPITFVTKVSLQHLPCQEQSDRLLVMYPATLIILSEESHGLFYKGKLPLNMVTVTTPCQDVKPNTFMIEGKMINPILVSCLDKREFYDWIQHFKAFDVPVVSPPPPVYDIIYTPTAKEAPEVDRWSWNSRSQSRSESLRLGQSAGSESLRLGQSAGSESLRLGQSAGSESLRLGQSHSGRGSGSGSHHLQFPPRHADNPLSPGYTEPLCYISSRPSSTETARLGSRSNSVSSHAARPERDPRPLSQRCSYLPHEGPVVMSPVYNTPYSGLHRDRASTPQFLEKATLIKSNSWSTPQTSPKYASLSTPQRHSDMCAPRQPLSPLYDEPCTPDTYAQEEESWPRQQPTQQCWRGPPQKQQDPHLLPSSFQLRTPPLGKRCRRSLVLCQGQGLEMEGPQGPADQRTEAVPRLRLLLPAPKAVQEERLFPSMAAMNTPQMLYGYSADHNSYLEPSETDDQEMDYDNIWEYDCNTEIIQPMSGISPHRTGLDFGARGLGAMANNQQRWL from the exons CAGCCGCTTGTTCCGTAAGAAGTATCCCCAGGAAGGACAGGAGAAGTCCAACAGCATCATCAATATTCTCTGCACTGTCACTCCGAGGAAG GAGATGACCCATAAGGATCTGGAGAAGATCGAGAACACTAAGTGGGAACTTCCGTTCCCTTATGACCCAGCCAATGGCTGGAAGAAAAGCAGCATCAATGTCAAGAACTATGGCAGGATGGTCCACAGCTCTAAAGTCCGCTTCCGCTTTCTCCACTGCCAG GATGTGCATGACTGCTACCTGGACCTCTTCCAGACACACCTTCATTTTGTCTCCAACAACACCACTGGACTCACCTACCAG GGGACTCTTCCTCTGAAAGAGCTCACCATCTGCAACCTGCAGCAGAACTGTAACCACAGCCAACTCCAGGAATTTGCCTTCCGGATCAACG GTGTCAGCCTGAACCCCATCATCGTCTATTGCTCCAACCAGGAGGAGATGGACATGTGGTTCGGCCTGCTCAAAGAACATATCGAGATCAACGGGGGCACCCCCATCGCACCTATCGAGACCTACACCAGGGTTAAG AATGTAAAGGAGAAcacggaggggagagaggagctgaggaACTCAATCAATAAAGACCCCATCTATGAGTGGGAGGGTTCTCAGCGTGAGAGTCTGGGGCCCATCACTTTCGTAACCAAAGTCAGTCTGCAGCACCTCCCCTGCCAG GAGCAGAGTGACAGACTACTGGTGATGTACCCAGCCACTCTGATCATCCTATCAGAAGAGAGCCACGGACTTTTCTACAAG GGGAAACTTCCACTTAACATGGTCACTGTAACCACACCCTGCCAGGACGTCAAGCCCAACACCTTCATGATTGAAG GCAAGATGATAAACCCTATTCTGGTGTCCTGTTTGGATAAGAGGGAGTTCTATGACTGGATCCAGCACTTCAAAGCCTTCGATGTCCCTGTGGTCAGCCCCCCACCCCCCGTTTATGACATCATCTACACCCCCACAGCGAAAGAG GCTCCAGAGGTTGATAGGTGGAGTTGGAACAGCCGGAGCCAGAGCCGGAGTGAGTCTCTGAG GCTGGGGCAGTCCGCTGGGAGTGAGTCTCTGAGGCTGGGGCAGTCCGCTGGGAGTGAGTCTCTGAGGCTGGGGCAGTCCGCTGGGAGTGAGTCTCTGAGGCTGGGGCAGTCCCACAGTGGACGGGGGTCTGGTTCCGGGTCCCACCACCTCCAGTTTCCCCCTAGACACGCGGACAACCCTCTGTCCCCAGGGTACACAGAACCCCTATGT TACATCTCCAGTCGGCCCTCCTCCACTGAGACGGCTCGGCTGGGCAGCCGCAGTAACAGCGTTTCGTCCCACGCCGCCAGGCCCGAGCGTGACCCCCGACCTTTGTCACAGCGCTGCTCCTACCTCCCCCATGAGGGGCCGGTGGTGATGTCCCCCGTGTACAACACCCCCTACTCAGGCCTGCACCGTGACCGCGCCAGCACCCCGCAATTCCTGGAGAAAGCCACCCTCATCAAG TCCAACAGCTGGAGCACCCCTCAGACGTCCCCGAAGTACGCATCGCTCTCCACCCCCCAGCGCCACTCAGACATGTGCGCCCCCCGGCAGCCCCTGTCGCCCCTGTACGACGAGCCCTGCACCCCTGACACCTACGCCCAGGAGGAGGAGAGCTGGCCCAGGCAGCAGCCTACG CAACAATGTTGGAGAGGACCACCACAGAAGCAGCAGGACCCTCATCTCCTACCCTCCTCCTTCCAGCTGCGCACCCCTCCCCTGGGCAAGCGTTGCAGGAGGAGCCTGGTGCTCTGCCAAGGCCAGGGGCTGGAGATGGAGGGCCCTCAggggccagcagaccagagaactGAAGCTGTCCCCAGACTAAGGCTGCTGCTGCCTGCACCCAAAGCAGTGCAAGAGGAG AGGCTCTTCCCATCGATGGCTGCTATGAACACCCCCCAGATGCTGTATGGTTACTCAGCAG ATCACAACTCATACCTTGAACCATCTGAGACAGATGACCAGGAAATGGACTATGACAACATTTGGGAGTACGACTGCAATACCGAGATAATTCAACCCATGTCTGGAATTTCGCCACACCGGACGGGATTAGACTTTGGGGCCAGAGGCCTTGGTGCCATGGCAAACAATCAGCAGAGATGGTTATAA
- the LOC106572136 gene encoding pleckstrin homology domain-containing family N member 1 isoform X1: MGSSMSCVPQHNFRFSSKSFIRRNSSRLFRKKYPQEGQEKSNSIINILCTVTPRKEMTHKDLEKIENTKWELPFPYDPANGWKKSSINVKNYGRMVHSSKVRFRFLHCQDVHDCYLDLFQTHLHFVSNNTTGLTYQGTLPLKELTICNLQQNCNHSQLQEFAFRINGVSLNPIIVYCSNQEEMDMWFGLLKEHIEINGGTPIAPIETYTRVKNVKENTEGREELRNSINKDPIYEWEGSQRESLGPITFVTKVSLQHLPCQEQSDRLLVMYPATLIILSEESHGLFYKGKLPLNMVTVTTPCQDVKPNTFMIEGKMINPILVSCLDKREFYDWIQHFKAFDVPVVSPPPPVYDIIYTPTAKEAPEVDRWSWNSRSQSRSESLRLGQSAGSESLRLGQSAGSESLRLGQSAGSESLRLGQSAGSESLRLGQSHSGRGSGSGSHHLQFPPRHADNPLSPGYTEPLCYISSRPSSTETARLGSRSNSVSSHAARPERDPRPLSQRCSYLPHEGPVVMSPVYNTPYSGLHRDRASTPQFLEKATLIKSNSWSTPQTSPKYASLSTPQRHSDMCAPRQPLSPLYDEPCTPDTYAQEEESWPRQQPTQQCWRGPPQKQQDPHLLPSSFQLRTPPLGKRCRRSLVLCQGQGLEMEGPQGPADQRTEAVPRLRLLLPAPKAVQEERLFPSMAAMNTPQMLYGYSADHNSYLEPSETDDQEMDYDNIWEYDCNTEIIQPMSGISPHRTGLDFGARGLGAMANNQQRWL, translated from the exons CAGCCGCTTGTTCCGTAAGAAGTATCCCCAGGAAGGACAGGAGAAGTCCAACAGCATCATCAATATTCTCTGCACTGTCACTCCGAGGAAG GAGATGACCCATAAGGATCTGGAGAAGATCGAGAACACTAAGTGGGAACTTCCGTTCCCTTATGACCCAGCCAATGGCTGGAAGAAAAGCAGCATCAATGTCAAGAACTATGGCAGGATGGTCCACAGCTCTAAAGTCCGCTTCCGCTTTCTCCACTGCCAG GATGTGCATGACTGCTACCTGGACCTCTTCCAGACACACCTTCATTTTGTCTCCAACAACACCACTGGACTCACCTACCAG GGGACTCTTCCTCTGAAAGAGCTCACCATCTGCAACCTGCAGCAGAACTGTAACCACAGCCAACTCCAGGAATTTGCCTTCCGGATCAACG GTGTCAGCCTGAACCCCATCATCGTCTATTGCTCCAACCAGGAGGAGATGGACATGTGGTTCGGCCTGCTCAAAGAACATATCGAGATCAACGGGGGCACCCCCATCGCACCTATCGAGACCTACACCAGGGTTAAG AATGTAAAGGAGAAcacggaggggagagaggagctgaggaACTCAATCAATAAAGACCCCATCTATGAGTGGGAGGGTTCTCAGCGTGAGAGTCTGGGGCCCATCACTTTCGTAACCAAAGTCAGTCTGCAGCACCTCCCCTGCCAG GAGCAGAGTGACAGACTACTGGTGATGTACCCAGCCACTCTGATCATCCTATCAGAAGAGAGCCACGGACTTTTCTACAAG GGGAAACTTCCACTTAACATGGTCACTGTAACCACACCCTGCCAGGACGTCAAGCCCAACACCTTCATGATTGAAG GCAAGATGATAAACCCTATTCTGGTGTCCTGTTTGGATAAGAGGGAGTTCTATGACTGGATCCAGCACTTCAAAGCCTTCGATGTCCCTGTGGTCAGCCCCCCACCCCCCGTTTATGACATCATCTACACCCCCACAGCGAAAGAG GCTCCAGAGGTTGATAGGTGGAGTTGGAACAGCCGGAGCCAGAGCCGGAGTGAGTCTCTGAGGCTGGGGCAGTCCGCTGGGAGTGAGTCTCTGAGGCTGGGGCAGTCCGCTGGGAGTGAGTCTCTGAGGCTGGGGCAGTCCGCTGGGAGTGAGTCTCTGAGGCTGGGGCAGTCCGCTGGGAGTGAGTCTCTGAGGCTGGGGCAGTCCCACAGTGGACGGGGGTCTGGTTCCGGGTCCCACCACCTCCAGTTTCCCCCTAGACACGCGGACAACCCTCTGTCCCCAGGGTACACAGAACCCCTATGT TACATCTCCAGTCGGCCCTCCTCCACTGAGACGGCTCGGCTGGGCAGCCGCAGTAACAGCGTTTCGTCCCACGCCGCCAGGCCCGAGCGTGACCCCCGACCTTTGTCACAGCGCTGCTCCTACCTCCCCCATGAGGGGCCGGTGGTGATGTCCCCCGTGTACAACACCCCCTACTCAGGCCTGCACCGTGACCGCGCCAGCACCCCGCAATTCCTGGAGAAAGCCACCCTCATCAAG TCCAACAGCTGGAGCACCCCTCAGACGTCCCCGAAGTACGCATCGCTCTCCACCCCCCAGCGCCACTCAGACATGTGCGCCCCCCGGCAGCCCCTGTCGCCCCTGTACGACGAGCCCTGCACCCCTGACACCTACGCCCAGGAGGAGGAGAGCTGGCCCAGGCAGCAGCCTACG CAACAATGTTGGAGAGGACCACCACAGAAGCAGCAGGACCCTCATCTCCTACCCTCCTCCTTCCAGCTGCGCACCCCTCCCCTGGGCAAGCGTTGCAGGAGGAGCCTGGTGCTCTGCCAAGGCCAGGGGCTGGAGATGGAGGGCCCTCAggggccagcagaccagagaactGAAGCTGTCCCCAGACTAAGGCTGCTGCTGCCTGCACCCAAAGCAGTGCAAGAGGAG AGGCTCTTCCCATCGATGGCTGCTATGAACACCCCCCAGATGCTGTATGGTTACTCAGCAG ATCACAACTCATACCTTGAACCATCTGAGACAGATGACCAGGAAATGGACTATGACAACATTTGGGAGTACGACTGCAATACCGAGATAATTCAACCCATGTCTGGAATTTCGCCACACCGGACGGGATTAGACTTTGGGGCCAGAGGCCTTGGTGCCATGGCAAACAATCAGCAGAGATGGTTATAA
- the LOC106572136 gene encoding pleckstrin homology domain-containing family N member 1 isoform X2, whose amino-acid sequence MGSSMSCVPQHNFRFSSKSFIRRNSSRLFRKKYPQEGQEKSNSIINILCTVTPRKEMTHKDLEKIENTKWELPFPYDPANGWKKSSINVKNYGRMVHSSKVRFRFLHCQDVHDCYLDLFQTHLHFVSNNTTGLTYQGTLPLKELTICNLQQNCNHSQLQEFAFRINGVSLNPIIVYCSNQEEMDMWFGLLKEHIEINGGTPIAPIETYTRVKNVKENTEGREELRNSINKDPIYEWEGSQRESLGPITFVTKVSLQHLPCQEQSDRLLVMYPATLIILSEESHGLFYKGKLPLNMVTVTTPCQDVKPNTFMIEGKMINPILVSCLDKREFYDWIQHFKAFDVPVVSPPPPVYDIIYTPTAKEAPEVDRWSWNSRSQSRSESLRLGQSAGSESLRLGQSAGSESLRLGQSAGSESLRLGQSHSGRGSGSGSHHLQFPPRHADNPLSPGYTEPLCYISSRPSSTETARLGSRSNSVSSHAARPERDPRPLSQRCSYLPHEGPVVMSPVYNTPYSGLHRDRASTPQFLEKATLIKSNSWSTPQTSPKYASLSTPQRHSDMCAPRQPLSPLYDEPCTPDTYAQEEESWPRQQPTQQCWRGPPQKQQDPHLLPSSFQLRTPPLGKRCRRSLVLCQGQGLEMEGPQGPADQRTEAVPRLRLLLPAPKAVQEERLFPSMAAMNTPQMLYGYSADHNSYLEPSETDDQEMDYDNIWEYDCNTEIIQPMSGISPHRTGLDFGARGLGAMANNQQRWL is encoded by the exons CAGCCGCTTGTTCCGTAAGAAGTATCCCCAGGAAGGACAGGAGAAGTCCAACAGCATCATCAATATTCTCTGCACTGTCACTCCGAGGAAG GAGATGACCCATAAGGATCTGGAGAAGATCGAGAACACTAAGTGGGAACTTCCGTTCCCTTATGACCCAGCCAATGGCTGGAAGAAAAGCAGCATCAATGTCAAGAACTATGGCAGGATGGTCCACAGCTCTAAAGTCCGCTTCCGCTTTCTCCACTGCCAG GATGTGCATGACTGCTACCTGGACCTCTTCCAGACACACCTTCATTTTGTCTCCAACAACACCACTGGACTCACCTACCAG GGGACTCTTCCTCTGAAAGAGCTCACCATCTGCAACCTGCAGCAGAACTGTAACCACAGCCAACTCCAGGAATTTGCCTTCCGGATCAACG GTGTCAGCCTGAACCCCATCATCGTCTATTGCTCCAACCAGGAGGAGATGGACATGTGGTTCGGCCTGCTCAAAGAACATATCGAGATCAACGGGGGCACCCCCATCGCACCTATCGAGACCTACACCAGGGTTAAG AATGTAAAGGAGAAcacggaggggagagaggagctgaggaACTCAATCAATAAAGACCCCATCTATGAGTGGGAGGGTTCTCAGCGTGAGAGTCTGGGGCCCATCACTTTCGTAACCAAAGTCAGTCTGCAGCACCTCCCCTGCCAG GAGCAGAGTGACAGACTACTGGTGATGTACCCAGCCACTCTGATCATCCTATCAGAAGAGAGCCACGGACTTTTCTACAAG GGGAAACTTCCACTTAACATGGTCACTGTAACCACACCCTGCCAGGACGTCAAGCCCAACACCTTCATGATTGAAG GCAAGATGATAAACCCTATTCTGGTGTCCTGTTTGGATAAGAGGGAGTTCTATGACTGGATCCAGCACTTCAAAGCCTTCGATGTCCCTGTGGTCAGCCCCCCACCCCCCGTTTATGACATCATCTACACCCCCACAGCGAAAGAG GCTCCAGAGGTTGATAGGTGGAGTTGGAACAGCCGGAGCCAGAGCCGGAGTGAGTCTCTGAGGCTGGGGCAGTCCGCTGGGAGTGAGTCTCTGAGGCTGGGGCAGTCCGCTGGGAGTGAGTCTCTGAGGCTGGGGCAGTCCGCTGGGAGTGAGTCTCTGAG GCTGGGGCAGTCCCACAGTGGACGGGGGTCTGGTTCCGGGTCCCACCACCTCCAGTTTCCCCCTAGACACGCGGACAACCCTCTGTCCCCAGGGTACACAGAACCCCTATGT TACATCTCCAGTCGGCCCTCCTCCACTGAGACGGCTCGGCTGGGCAGCCGCAGTAACAGCGTTTCGTCCCACGCCGCCAGGCCCGAGCGTGACCCCCGACCTTTGTCACAGCGCTGCTCCTACCTCCCCCATGAGGGGCCGGTGGTGATGTCCCCCGTGTACAACACCCCCTACTCAGGCCTGCACCGTGACCGCGCCAGCACCCCGCAATTCCTGGAGAAAGCCACCCTCATCAAG TCCAACAGCTGGAGCACCCCTCAGACGTCCCCGAAGTACGCATCGCTCTCCACCCCCCAGCGCCACTCAGACATGTGCGCCCCCCGGCAGCCCCTGTCGCCCCTGTACGACGAGCCCTGCACCCCTGACACCTACGCCCAGGAGGAGGAGAGCTGGCCCAGGCAGCAGCCTACG CAACAATGTTGGAGAGGACCACCACAGAAGCAGCAGGACCCTCATCTCCTACCCTCCTCCTTCCAGCTGCGCACCCCTCCCCTGGGCAAGCGTTGCAGGAGGAGCCTGGTGCTCTGCCAAGGCCAGGGGCTGGAGATGGAGGGCCCTCAggggccagcagaccagagaactGAAGCTGTCCCCAGACTAAGGCTGCTGCTGCCTGCACCCAAAGCAGTGCAAGAGGAG AGGCTCTTCCCATCGATGGCTGCTATGAACACCCCCCAGATGCTGTATGGTTACTCAGCAG ATCACAACTCATACCTTGAACCATCTGAGACAGATGACCAGGAAATGGACTATGACAACATTTGGGAGTACGACTGCAATACCGAGATAATTCAACCCATGTCTGGAATTTCGCCACACCGGACGGGATTAGACTTTGGGGCCAGAGGCCTTGGTGCCATGGCAAACAATCAGCAGAGATGGTTATAA